The region TCATTGCCGAACCGTTTGAACGCGGTTTCGGTGCCACCATCGGCAACAGCATGCGTCGCATTCTGCTCTCGAGCCTCGAGGGTGCAGCGGTTACGCAGATCAAAGTCCGTGGTGCTCAACACGAATTCACGAGCATCCCTGGCGTTGTCGAAGACATGACCGACATCGTTTTGAACGTGAAGTCGGTTGTCGTTAAGAAACACTCGGAGATGACCAAAGTCATCACCATCGAAAAGCAGGGTCCCTGCGAGATCACCGGCGCCGACATCCAATGCGATGCCGATGTCGAGATCATCAACAAGGATCTGCACATCTGCACCGTGACCGGCGAAATTCCATTCATGATGGAAATGGTGGTCGAATCAGGTCGCAGCTATGTTCCTTCGACCGAGCACAGCTCCAACGAACATGAAATCGGCATCATTCCCGTCGACGCCGTGTTCAGTCCAATCACCCGCGTTCGTTACACCGTCGAGGAAACTCGTGTCGGTCAGAAAACGAACTACGATCGATTGATCCTGGAAATTTGGACCGATGGTTCGGTGCATCCAGAAATGGCATTGGTCGAAGCGGCCAAGATCATGCGTAAGCACCTCAATCCGTTCGTTCAATACAACGAACTTGGGGCGACGATCAACATGCCAAGCCGTTCGACCCCAAGTGGGTTGGATCCTGTCATGGAAGCCAAGCTGAACATGAGCCTAGCCGAAATGCACCTTTCGGTTCGTGCATCGAATTGCCTGGAATCGGAAAATATCCACACGGTTCGCGACTTGGTTCGCCGCACCGAAGATCAACTGATGGAAGTCCGCAATTTCGGTGAGACGACTCTGACCGAAGTTCGCGAGAAGCTGAAGGAATACGGCTTGCACCTTGGCATGCGAGTTCCTCCAG is a window of Bremerella sp. TYQ1 DNA encoding:
- a CDS encoding DNA-directed RNA polymerase subunit alpha; this encodes MHIRWRGLELPSAVTCEAETLTSNYGKFIAEPFERGFGATIGNSMRRILLSSLEGAAVTQIKVRGAQHEFTSIPGVVEDMTDIVLNVKSVVVKKHSEMTKVITIEKQGPCEITGADIQCDADVEIINKDLHICTVTGEIPFMMEMVVESGRSYVPSTEHSSNEHEIGIIPVDAVFSPITRVRYTVEETRVGQKTNYDRLILEIWTDGSVHPEMALVEAAKIMRKHLNPFVQYNELGATINMPSRSTPSGLDPVMEAKLNMSLAEMHLSVRASNCLESENIHTVRDLVRRTEDQLMEVRNFGETTLTEVREKLKEYGLHLGMRVPPAPSPMH